A stretch of DNA from Desulfosarcina ovata subsp. ovata:
AAACCGACCATGCAGGCTGTCTTATCGGCGGGAATGAATACTTTTTCCGGAACCCGGTGGGCATAGTTTTCGACTGCCGATCCAACGATCTCCTTGGCGATCGCCAGGGCACTTTCCTCACTGAACTGCATGTGCACGGCCCCGGGGAACTTGGCTTTGGGAGAGGTGGAGATAAAGCGGGTATGAAAACATTCGCACAGGTCGCCCAACGCCGGCATGATGCACTGCACGTCCACGATCATGGCGTCCACGGCGCCGGTAATGATGGCCAGTTCCTGCTGCATGAAATTGCCGGCCAGGGGAATGCCGTGGCGCATGACGATTTCGTTGCCGGTGCAGCACATGCCCACGACGTTGATCCCTTTGGCACCGGCGGCCTTGGCGTTGGCCACCAGGCTCGGGTCGCCGGCTGCGGCCAGGATCATCTCTGAAAGTACCGGCTCATGGCCGTGGGCGATAATGTTGACATGGTCCTCCTTGAGCACCCCCAGGTTCGCCTCGGATTTCACCGGCATAGGCGTGCCGAAGAGAACATCCGAGATTTCGGTGGCCACCATCGACCCTCCCCAGCCGTCGGCAATGGAGGCCTTGAGGCCCTGAAGGATGAGGTTGACCGGATCGTTGTCGACACCGATGTGTGTCCGGTGCATGATCTCGACGATCTCACGGTCGATACCACGCGGATCGATACCCATTTTCTGCCACTGGGCCACCCGCTTTTGCGGTGCCCGCCGGGTGAACTGCAACGGTCCTTCTTGCTTGCCGAATTCGGCGTAAACCGCTTTGGCCAGGTCCTCGGCGATAGCCTCCTTGCTGCGCTGGTCCGTGGCGATGCCATATTCTGCGGCCAGTGCGGCCAGCTTGGCTTCGTCTTTGATTTCGTATCCCCCGCTTTTTCCCTCGGCGGTGAGAAGCAGGGTATGGGCCAGATCACGTCCGTGGTCGGAATGCGCCGCCGCACCGCCCGCAATCATGCGGATGAGGTTGCGGGCCACGATGATATCGGCCGTGGCCCCGCAGATCCCCCGCTGGGGGCCATCGTCTTCAAAAGGACTGATCCGGCAGGGGCCCATGTTGCAGTTGCGGCAACATACCCCCAATTCACCGAAACCACATTCGGGAAGCATTTTTTCGTAACGGTCC
This window harbors:
- the cooS gene encoding anaerobic carbon-monoxide dehydrogenase catalytic subunit, which gives rise to MAFDDKIMEKSIDPAVHQMLDRAEQLGLETVWDRYEKMLPECGFGELGVCCRNCNMGPCRISPFEDDGPQRGICGATADIIVARNLIRMIAGGAAAHSDHGRDLAHTLLLTAEGKSGGYEIKDEAKLAALAAEYGIATDQRSKEAIAEDLAKAVYAEFGKQEGPLQFTRRAPQKRVAQWQKMGIDPRGIDREIVEIMHRTHIGVDNDPVNLILQGLKASIADGWGGSMVATEISDVLFGTPMPVKSEANLGVLKEDHVNIIAHGHEPVLSEMILAAAGDPSLVANAKAAGAKGINVVGMCCTGNEIVMRHGIPLAGNFMQQELAIITGAVDAMIVDVQCIMPALGDLCECFHTRFISTSPKAKFPGAVHMQFSEESALAIAKEIVGSAVENYAHRVPEKVFIPADKTACMVGFSTEAILKALGGSLDPLLDAIKSGAVRGIAGVVGCNNPKIKHDEGHVGLVRHLIENNVLVVTTGCNAIACAKVGLMLPEAADDAGDGLKGVCKALGIPPVLHMGSCVDISRILSVCAAVANALGVDICDLPVAGAAPEWMSEKAVSIGAYVVSSGIFTVLGTVPPVLGSPVVTEVLTQAANDVVGAAFAVETDPVKAAGLMIDNIDKKRQALGI